CGCCTTCATGATGTTGGGCAGCGTCACGTAACGCGGCTCGTTCAGGCGCAGGTCCGTCGTGATCACCGCCGGCAGCGACAGCGACACGGTCTCAAGACCCCCGTCCACTTCGCGCGTCACTTGTGCACGGTTATCCGCCACCGACACCTTCGAGGCGAACGTCGCCTGCGGCAACTTGGCGAGTGCCGCGAGCATCTGACCCGTTTGGTTGGAATCGTCGTCGATCGCTTGCTTGCCGAGGATCACCAGTTGCGGTTGCTCCTTGTCCACCAGCGCCTTGAGCAGCTTGGCCACAGCCAGCGGCTGCAACTCTTCGTCAGACTCGATCAGGATCGCGCGATCCGCACCGATCGCCAGCGCCGTGCGCAGCGTCTCCTGCGACTGGGCCACGCCCGCCGACACCGCGATCACTTCCGTCGCCACGCCCGCTTCCTTCAGACGCACCGCCTCTTCCACTGCGATTTCGTCGAACGGATTCATCGACATCTTCACGTTCGCAATGTCGACGCCACTGCCGTCGCTCTTCACGCGAACCTTTACGTTGTAATCCACTACCCGTTTGACGGGGACAAGCACCTTCATCTCACTACCTCCAAACCAACAAGAACAGAACTCCGGCCTTCAGACGTCTATCTGCACGCGGCGTCGCAACACGCGAGTGAGGACTGAGTAGTACGCGACACCAGCGGCAAGCCAACATAGACCGAGCGTCCACGTGTCGCGCCCCATCGCGTAAAGCGCAGCGCCCACGGCAACGAAGCCAGCTAGGGGTACCAGAAGATGGCGCCCCCACTCTCGCGAGCGTTTGCGCCGCACAAAATGGTTGATGACGGCGACATGAAGCACCAGGAAACCGGTCAATGCGCCGAAATTTACGAAGCTGGTGATCTGATCGAGCTTGTCCATGAAAGCGAGCGACACGCATATCGACACCACCGCCACCAGCAAGATGCTCACGTAAGGCTCGCGTCGGACATGAGAGACGCGCGCCAGCGCGGCGGGCAATTGCCTGTCACGCGCCATCGAAAACAGAATGCGCGCAATGGATGCTGTCGATACCAAAGAGTTCGCGATGCCCCACGCCAGCACTGTTGTGATCGACGTCAGCACAAAAAGCCAATGGCCGCCGGCAAGTCCCGCAATCTCGTAGAACGCCGTCTCCGGCGTCCCAGTCTGCCGCCCCGCACCAAGGTCGGCGGCAATCCACGTTTGCAGTATGAACAGCGCGCCTACAACGAATAGCGATGCAATCGTTGCTCGTCCGACGATGCGCCTGTCGCCGCCGCGAACCTCTTCGGACATCGTCGAGATGGCATCGAAGCCAAGAAATGAAACCGCCGCGACGGAGACTGCCGAGAACATCGAGGACAGGCTGAACGCCGCTGGCTGATACCAGGGGTTCATCGTCAGTTTTCCCGAACCGACATGACCGCCATACAGCGCGTGCAGCCCAGCCGCGCAAAACACGGTCAACACCACCAACTGAAACGCCAGAAGCCACTTGCTCGCGCGCGCCGTGAACTCCACCCCGAGTAGGTTGATGCCGGTGCCTACGCAAGTGAACAGCAGAATCCAGATCCAGCGCGGCAGCTCAGGGAACATCGGCGCTAACGCGGCCGCGCTACCAATGTAGAGCAAGGACGGAATCAGGATGTAGTCGAGCAGGATCAACCAGCCGGCCATAAATCCTACTGTCGGGCCTATCCCGCGCTGGGCATAGGTATAGACCGAGCCTGCCAGCGGAAAGACGGCCGACATCGACTGATAGCTGAGTGCCGTCAGCGACATGGCGAGCACACCCAGCAAGTAGGCGAGCGCGACCATCCCGTGCGAAGCATCGGCCACGAATCCATAAATCCCGAAGGGCGAGACCGGGATCATCCATAACATCCCATAGACGATCAGATCCCGAAACCCCAGGGACCGCTTGAGTTCCTGCGCATATCCAAACGACTCGACTTCCATAGGGTCACCTCTCCTCAATACTCGGTCTGTGCCGACGAACCGCACTTCAGGGTGCGGGAGTAGAGACTACTTGAATGAAAATTTTAGTACAAATAGTAGTAAACACTTAGAAAAGAAATTTATTTTTCCTTTCGAGGAAAGTGCTAGCATTTGATCATCGTTTTTCATTTTGTATTTTTTGTGATTTTATGAAAATAATTATTCACGCCCACATCCCCCAGCGGCCCAATCAAGGCGGTGCTGCGTGAGCTCGCTCATGGAATCACCATCGTCGACGTCGTCCCGCCTCTTGGGCACGTTGGATCCAGCCCCCGCACAAATTGTCCGCGGTGTCAGTGCCGACTGGTTCATCGTGTCCGATCATGCGTCGAAGGTTGTCCCTCGCACGCTCGGCGGTCTGGGGCTGCGCGCACAGGACATCGAATCGCATATCGGCTGGGATATCGGTATGCAGCAAGTCGCGCGCCGGGTGGCCGAGCGTCTCGACGCAACGTTGGTCGAGGCAGGCTTCTCCAGGCTAGTCATCGACTGCAATCGCTACCCCGAGGACCCTGCGTCCATTCCAGAAACCTCGGGTGGGATTGCTGTGCCGGGCAATCGCGGGCTGACGGCACGAGACCGCGAGCAACGCATCAATGAAATTCTTGTGCCGTATCAACATACGGTGGCAACGGAGCTC
This window of the Pandoraea sputorum genome carries:
- a CDS encoding electron transfer flavoprotein subunit beta/FixA family protein; this translates as MKVLVPVKRVVDYNVKVRVKSDGSGVDIANVKMSMNPFDEIAVEEAVRLKEAGVATEVIAVSAGVAQSQETLRTALAIGADRAILIESDEELQPLAVAKLLKALVDKEQPQLVILGKQAIDDDSNQTGQMLAALAKLPQATFASKVSVADNRAQVTREVDGGLETVSLSLPAVITTDLRLNEPRYVTLPNIMKAKKKPLETVKPADLGVDVSPRLKTLKVAEPPKRSAGVKVADVAALVDKLKTEAKVI
- a CDS encoding APC family permease, with amino-acid sequence MEVESFGYAQELKRSLGFRDLIVYGMLWMIPVSPFGIYGFVADASHGMVALAYLLGVLAMSLTALSYQSMSAVFPLAGSVYTYAQRGIGPTVGFMAGWLILLDYILIPSLLYIGSAAALAPMFPELPRWIWILLFTCVGTGINLLGVEFTARASKWLLAFQLVVLTVFCAAGLHALYGGHVGSGKLTMNPWYQPAAFSLSSMFSAVSVAAVSFLGFDAISTMSEEVRGGDRRIVGRATIASLFVVGALFILQTWIAADLGAGRQTGTPETAFYEIAGLAGGHWLFVLTSITTVLAWGIANSLVSTASIARILFSMARDRQLPAALARVSHVRREPYVSILLVAVVSICVSLAFMDKLDQITSFVNFGALTGFLVLHVAVINHFVRRKRSREWGRHLLVPLAGFVAVGAALYAMGRDTWTLGLCWLAAGVAYYSVLTRVLRRRVQIDV